One genomic window of Microbacterium sp. BH-3-3-3 includes the following:
- a CDS encoding alkaline phosphatase family protein, producing the protein MSLSLPADPPRSRSLTGVVTQTIAALSGESDWLAPARSAIVFVVDGLGSHNLAARRGHARFLSSAGGRRDVARTVFPSTTAAALTSLLTGTDPGVHGIVGYRARVPGTRTAPNQLHGWETDGLDPHTWQRSRPLLEQRVDAGHPCFVVSRPAYAGTGFTEATLRGAELVSSNDIDERVRLAADLAARHAGALVYLYAPELDTAGHRDGWESDRWTDALETVDAAARRLGESIDAGTGVLVTADHGMVDVPAHKHVLLRDGDELLDGVDLLGGEPRMLHLYADEGRADAVAAAWKAREASRAWVLTRDEAIAAGLFGRVDDEVRERIGDVVVAARGRFAYYDDREADKRPQRMIGQHGSLTEEERTVPLLRLGAFA; encoded by the coding sequence ATGTCACTCAGCCTACCGGCGGACCCGCCGCGCTCCCGGAGCCTCACCGGTGTGGTGACGCAGACCATCGCCGCGTTGTCGGGGGAGTCCGACTGGCTCGCCCCCGCGCGCAGCGCGATCGTGTTCGTCGTCGACGGCCTGGGCAGCCACAACCTCGCCGCGCGTCGCGGACACGCGCGCTTCCTGTCGTCGGCGGGCGGGCGTCGCGACGTCGCGCGCACGGTGTTCCCCTCGACCACCGCCGCCGCCCTGACGAGTCTGCTGACCGGCACCGACCCCGGTGTGCACGGCATCGTGGGCTACCGCGCCCGCGTCCCGGGCACACGCACCGCCCCCAACCAGTTGCACGGCTGGGAGACCGACGGCCTCGATCCGCACACGTGGCAGCGCAGCCGGCCCCTGCTCGAGCAGCGCGTCGACGCGGGGCACCCGTGCTTCGTCGTTTCGCGCCCGGCCTACGCCGGAACCGGCTTCACCGAAGCGACGCTCCGTGGCGCCGAGCTCGTCTCGTCGAACGACATCGACGAACGCGTGCGCCTCGCGGCCGACCTGGCGGCCCGGCATGCCGGAGCCCTGGTGTACCTCTACGCCCCGGAACTCGACACGGCGGGCCACCGCGACGGCTGGGAGTCGGATCGCTGGACCGACGCGCTCGAGACGGTGGATGCCGCCGCCCGCCGCCTCGGCGAGTCGATCGACGCGGGCACCGGCGTGCTCGTGACCGCCGACCACGGCATGGTGGACGTCCCTGCGCACAAGCACGTGCTGCTGCGCGACGGCGACGAGCTGCTCGACGGCGTCGACCTGCTCGGGGGTGAACCCCGCATGCTGCACCTCTACGCCGACGAGGGGCGAGCGGATGCCGTGGCTGCGGCCTGGAAGGCCCGCGAGGCGTCGCGCGCCTGGGTGCTGACCCGCGACGAGGCGATCGCGGCGGGCCTGTTCGGTCGGGTCGACGACGAGGTACGGGAGCGGATCGGCGACGTCGTCGTCGCGGCGCGCGGGCGCTTCGCCTACTACGACGACCGCGAGGCCGACAAGCGACCCCAGCGCATGATCGGCCAGCACGGCTCGCTGACCGAAGAGGAACGCACGGTGCCGCTGCTGCGCCTCGGCGCCTTCGCCTGA
- the sepH gene encoding septation protein SepH gives MEQLKVIGTEDDVLVVATQAGERFALPLDDVLRAEARRARRDRSDDDRAPRPSPREIQAHIRAGMSAREVATLLNARVEDVERFERPVLAEREHVVGQALAVPVLLGGALEHDAPITFGAAVRAKLGEAGASAERWTSWKEGSSWLVKLEFTANGIDHDARWGFDPRRSSLSPQNADAIQLSRQGSLPEGLIPRLRALDTVSKDDSRFDSGSFGPRRLDIEDEPGVEGTGPIAPAVQAAAINRAPDAPVASSETADLLEALRRRRGQREPLPGMTESEPSPERRPSGPPVSLFDAVEPTPSTDADSPADPDRSSSSSADSARRTKGRPSMPSWDEIVFGARTDES, from the coding sequence ATGGAACAGCTCAAAGTCATCGGCACCGAGGACGACGTCCTCGTCGTCGCGACTCAGGCGGGCGAGCGCTTCGCGCTGCCGCTCGACGACGTGCTGCGCGCCGAGGCGCGCCGCGCCCGTCGTGATCGCAGCGACGACGACCGTGCCCCGCGCCCCAGCCCCCGCGAGATCCAGGCGCACATCCGCGCCGGGATGTCGGCCCGCGAGGTGGCGACCCTGCTGAACGCCCGCGTCGAAGACGTCGAGCGTTTCGAGCGCCCGGTCCTCGCCGAGCGCGAGCACGTCGTCGGTCAGGCCCTGGCCGTCCCGGTGCTGCTCGGCGGTGCCCTCGAGCACGACGCCCCCATCACTTTCGGTGCGGCCGTGCGCGCCAAGCTCGGTGAGGCCGGTGCCTCAGCCGAGCGCTGGACCAGCTGGAAAGAGGGTTCGAGCTGGCTGGTGAAGCTCGAATTCACGGCCAACGGCATCGACCACGACGCGCGGTGGGGCTTCGACCCGCGCCGCAGCAGCCTGTCGCCGCAGAACGCCGACGCCATCCAGCTCTCACGGCAGGGGTCGCTCCCCGAGGGGCTCATCCCGCGCCTCCGCGCCCTCGACACCGTCTCGAAGGACGACTCGCGTTTCGACAGCGGGTCGTTCGGTCCCCGTCGCCTCGACATCGAGGACGAGCCGGGAGTCGAAGGCACCGGCCCCATCGCCCCCGCCGTGCAGGCCGCGGCCATCAATCGCGCTCCCGACGCCCCGGTCGCCTCGTCGGAGACGGCCGACCTGCTCGAGGCCCTGCGCCGTCGTCGTGGGCAGCGGGAACCGCTCCCCGGCATGACCGAGAGCGAGCCGTCTCCCGAGCGGCGTCCGTCGGGCCCCCCGGTGTCGCTGTTCGACGCGGTCGAGCCGACGCCGTCCACTGACGCGGACTCCCCCGCCGACCCGGATCGTTCGTCTTCGTCGTCGGCGGATTCCGCGCGGCGCACCAAGGGGCGCCCGTCGATGCCGTCGTGGGACGAGATCGTGTTCGGGGCGCGCACCGACGAGAGCTGA
- a CDS encoding DUF4193 domain-containing protein: MATDYDAPRKTEDDSESIEALKERVPDKASGSIDNEDADNPSGFELPGADLSDIELDVVVLPAQEDEFTCMNCFLVKHRSQIAEESGPGFICLECAA, translated from the coding sequence ATGGCAACGGATTACGACGCACCGCGCAAGACCGAGGACGACAGCGAGTCGATCGAGGCCCTCAAGGAGCGCGTGCCCGACAAGGCGTCGGGGTCGATCGACAACGAGGACGCCGACAACCCTTCGGGCTTCGAACTGCCCGGCGCCGACCTCTCCGACATCGAGCTCGATGTCGTCGTTCTCCCCGCTCAGGAAGACGAGTTCACCTGCATGAACTGCTTCCTCGTGAAGCACCGCTCCCAGATCGCAGAAGAGAGCGGCCCCGGCTTCATCTGCCTGGAGTGCGCAGCCTGA
- a CDS encoding DUF3093 domain-containing protein, which translates to MQKRGCGIRTAADYRERLSPSLWALVAAAVCGPMAALVFSPLDTTLALFIGLLVSVAIVVGLVAISPVVEIRDGELRAGRGHIPVEFLGTPVGVAAEEARTARGSGLDHRAWHVIRGGVDGVVTIPVTDPDDPTPSWVVSTRTPDRLVAAIQRAQVRLRTPGR; encoded by the coding sequence ATGCAGAAGAGGGGGTGCGGCATCCGCACCGCAGCCGACTATCGAGAGCGTCTGAGCCCGTCGCTCTGGGCGCTCGTCGCCGCCGCCGTGTGCGGCCCCATGGCCGCCCTGGTGTTCTCGCCGCTCGACACCACGCTGGCCCTGTTCATCGGGCTCCTGGTGTCGGTGGCGATCGTGGTGGGTCTCGTCGCCATCTCCCCCGTCGTCGAGATCCGCGACGGCGAGTTGCGCGCAGGTCGCGGCCACATCCCGGTGGAGTTCTTGGGGACCCCCGTCGGCGTGGCCGCCGAAGAGGCGCGCACGGCCCGCGGGAGTGGTCTCGACCACCGGGCCTGGCACGTCATCCGGGGTGGTGTCGACGGTGTCGTCACGATTCCCGTGACCGACCCCGACGATCCGACCCCGTCGTGGGTGGTGTCCACCCGCACGCCGGATCGCCTGGTGGCGGCGATCCAGCGTGCTCAGGTCAGGCTGCGCACTCCAGGCAGATGA
- the dut gene encoding dUTP diphosphatase, whose amino-acid sequence MTETVDVPIVASEPPVFAHPGDAGADLIAAEAVRLQPGRRALVSTGVRIALPEGHAAFVVPRSGLAAKHGITVLNSPGTIDAGYRGEIKVALLNTDLDEAYDIAVGDRIAQLIVMPVPPVRFVPVDELPDSVRGDGGFGSSGYQSLQGSTR is encoded by the coding sequence GTGACCGAAACGGTGGACGTCCCAATTGTCGCATCCGAGCCCCCGGTCTTCGCCCACCCCGGCGACGCCGGTGCCGACCTGATCGCCGCCGAGGCCGTGCGCCTGCAACCCGGGCGCCGTGCGCTGGTGTCCACCGGCGTGCGCATCGCCCTCCCCGAGGGCCACGCGGCCTTCGTGGTGCCCCGCAGCGGGCTCGCTGCGAAGCACGGCATCACCGTCCTCAACTCCCCGGGCACGATCGACGCCGGGTACCGCGGCGAGATCAAGGTGGCCCTGCTGAACACCGACCTCGACGAGGCCTATGACATCGCGGTCGGAGACCGCATCGCCCAGCTCATCGTGATGCCCGTCCCGCCCGTGCGCTTCGTCCCCGTCGACGAACTTCCCGACAGCGTGCGCGGCGACGGCGGTTTCGGATCGAGCGGATACCAGAGCCTTCAAGGGAGCACACGATGA
- a CDS encoding DUF3710 domain-containing protein produces MTDNDQPGTDQPGTEVVTAAKSAPADRDSAGPFDESEANPVRPYIDLGGIKILPREGLNLRLEVEEQTKRIVAVGLDYSESTLQVQPFAAPRTSGLWEETREQIRQQVKQQGGRVEEREGPLGPELLAEVPVMAGADGSAKRLARFVGVDGPRWFLRGVIGGAATSDVAAAAAVEDLFRSIVVVRGTSPMPPRDLIPLRMPATPGTA; encoded by the coding sequence ATGACCGACAACGACCAGCCCGGCACAGACCAGCCCGGAACCGAGGTCGTCACGGCGGCCAAGAGCGCCCCGGCCGATCGCGACAGCGCCGGCCCCTTCGACGAATCCGAAGCGAACCCGGTACGCCCCTACATCGACCTGGGCGGCATCAAGATCCTCCCGCGCGAAGGACTCAACCTGCGCCTCGAGGTCGAGGAGCAGACCAAGCGCATCGTGGCCGTGGGTCTCGACTACTCCGAGTCCACCCTGCAGGTGCAGCCCTTCGCGGCCCCGCGCACCAGCGGCCTGTGGGAAGAGACGCGCGAGCAGATCCGACAGCAGGTCAAGCAGCAGGGCGGCCGCGTCGAGGAGCGCGAGGGCCCGCTGGGTCCCGAGCTGCTCGCCGAGGTGCCGGTCATGGCCGGCGCCGACGGCTCGGCCAAGCGTCTGGCCCGCTTCGTGGGCGTCGACGGCCCGCGCTGGTTCCTGCGCGGGGTGATCGGGGGAGCCGCGACCTCCGACGTCGCGGCCGCCGCCGCCGTCGAAGACCTCTTCCGCTCGATCGTCGTGGTGCGGGGCACCTCGCCCATGCCGCCGCGCGATCTGATCCCCCTCCGGATGCCGGCGACCCCCGGCACCGCATGA
- a CDS encoding DUF3159 domain-containing protein — translation MSDDSPRPAHDDARVPLEPPSAADSVGAALGNAARRAGLDPAKHSSTGAAVWSAMGGWRGILESVLPSLAFVVLFTVTIDPETRQGNLWVSLGVSVGLAVVFTLARLIAKSPPSAAIGGLLATAGAAILALVTGRGQDNFVLGFFTNGAYGTAFLVSALIGWPLIGLAAGYLLGEGTAWRADRRKRRAYTWLSIAWAALFAARLIVQLPLYSAGDVTALGTLKIVMGLPLFAPMLAVTWLVVRALTPRRES, via the coding sequence ATGAGCGACGACTCGCCGCGCCCGGCGCACGACGACGCCCGCGTCCCCCTCGAGCCGCCTTCGGCCGCAGACAGCGTCGGAGCCGCGCTGGGGAACGCCGCGCGTCGCGCGGGCCTCGACCCCGCGAAGCACAGCTCCACCGGCGCTGCCGTGTGGTCGGCGATGGGCGGGTGGCGCGGCATCCTGGAATCGGTGCTGCCGTCGCTGGCGTTCGTCGTGCTGTTCACGGTCACGATCGATCCCGAGACGCGCCAGGGCAACCTCTGGGTGAGCCTCGGGGTGTCGGTGGGTCTCGCCGTGGTCTTCACGCTGGCGCGCCTCATCGCGAAGTCTCCGCCCAGCGCCGCCATCGGGGGTCTGCTCGCCACCGCGGGCGCCGCGATCCTGGCCCTGGTGACGGGCCGCGGTCAGGACAATTTCGTGCTCGGGTTCTTCACGAACGGCGCGTACGGCACGGCCTTCCTGGTCTCGGCCCTCATCGGCTGGCCGCTCATCGGCCTCGCGGCGGGCTACCTGCTGGGCGAGGGCACGGCCTGGCGGGCGGACCGCCGCAAGCGTCGGGCCTACACCTGGCTCTCGATCGCCTGGGCGGCGCTGTTCGCGGCGCGCCTGATCGTGCAGCTTCCGCTGTACTCCGCGGGCGATGTGACCGCGCTCGGCACGCTGAAGATCGTCATGGGCCTGCCGCTGTTCGCCCCGATGCTCGCCGTGACGTGGCTCGTGGTGCGCGCTCTCACTCCTCGCCGAGAGTCCTGA
- a CDS encoding aconitate hydratase, producing the protein MSTVDSFGAKSTLTVGSTDYEIFRIDTVAGYEKLPFSLKVLLENLLRTEDGANVTKEQIQALGSWVPTADPDTEIQFTPARVVMQDFTGVPCIVDLATMREAVTALGGDPNKINPLSPAEMVIDHSVIADLFGSENALERNVEIEYERNGERYQFLRWGQTAFDDFKVVPPGTGIVHQVNIEHLAKVVYDRTVDGVLRAYPDTCVGTDSHTTMVNGLGVLGWGVGGIEAEAAMLGQPVSMLIPRVVGFKLTGEIPAGVTATDVVLTITDMLRKHGVVGKFVEFYGEGVASVPLANRATIGNMSPEFGSTAAMFPIDDVTLEYLRLTGRDEQTVDLVEAYAKEQKLWHDPSRELSFSEFIELDLSTVVPSIAGPKRPQDRILLSEAKSQFEKDILNYADASVSDSIVDLEVDGTFPASDPGSVPGEEEEDVTDSEVLISSGHPVNASNPVRVTTPDGQSYLLDNGAVTLAAITSCTNTSNPSVMIAAGLLAKNAVDKGLKRKPWVKTTLGPGSKVVTDYYEKSGLDKSLEGLGFYTVGYGCTICIGNSGPLIEEVSTAVNEHDLAVTAVLSGNRNFEGRISPDVKMNYLASPPLVVAYALAGSMNFDFETDALGTDQNGEDVFLKDIWPAPDQVQSIIDASISREQFITQYATVFEGDERWKNLPTPTGPTFEWDADSTYVRKAPYFEGMTMEPDAVRDISGARVMATLGDSVTTDHISPAGNIKAGTPAAQYLMDHGVAQKDFNSYGSRRGNHEIMIRGTFANIRLKNELVAAVNDGQIIEGSYTRDFTQAGGPQTFIYDACMNYQEQGTPLVIFGGKEYGSGSSRDWAAKGTNLLGVKAVITESFERIHRSNLIGMGVVPLQFPAGESWKTLGLDGTEIVSIEGLEQLNEGVTPKTVKVIATPSEFSPEGKQPIEFDAVVRIDTPGEADYYRNGGILQYVLRSLV; encoded by the coding sequence GTGTCCACGGTTGACAGCTTCGGTGCCAAGAGCACCCTGACGGTCGGCAGCACCGACTACGAGATCTTCCGCATCGACACGGTCGCCGGTTACGAGAAGCTCCCGTTCAGCCTCAAAGTGCTGCTCGAGAACCTGCTCCGCACCGAGGATGGCGCGAACGTCACCAAGGAGCAGATCCAGGCGCTCGGTTCGTGGGTCCCCACGGCCGACCCCGACACCGAGATCCAGTTCACGCCGGCACGCGTGGTCATGCAGGACTTCACCGGTGTGCCCTGCATCGTCGACCTCGCCACCATGCGCGAGGCCGTCACCGCCCTGGGCGGCGACCCCAACAAGATCAACCCGCTCTCGCCCGCCGAGATGGTCATCGACCACTCGGTCATCGCCGACCTGTTCGGCAGCGAGAACGCCCTCGAGCGCAACGTCGAGATCGAGTACGAGCGCAACGGCGAGCGGTACCAGTTCCTCCGCTGGGGCCAGACGGCCTTCGACGACTTCAAGGTCGTCCCCCCGGGAACCGGCATCGTGCACCAGGTCAACATCGAGCACCTGGCCAAGGTCGTCTACGACCGCACCGTCGACGGCGTGCTGCGCGCGTACCCCGACACCTGCGTCGGCACCGACTCGCACACCACGATGGTCAACGGCCTGGGCGTGCTCGGCTGGGGCGTCGGCGGCATCGAGGCCGAGGCGGCCATGCTCGGCCAGCCCGTGTCGATGCTCATCCCGCGCGTCGTCGGCTTCAAGCTCACCGGTGAGATCCCCGCCGGGGTCACCGCGACCGACGTCGTGCTCACCATCACCGACATGCTGCGCAAGCACGGCGTCGTCGGCAAGTTCGTCGAGTTCTACGGCGAGGGCGTCGCCTCGGTGCCGCTGGCCAACCGCGCCACCATCGGCAACATGAGCCCCGAGTTCGGCTCGACGGCCGCCATGTTCCCCATCGACGACGTCACCCTCGAGTACCTGCGCCTCACCGGCCGCGACGAGCAGACCGTCGACCTGGTCGAGGCGTACGCCAAAGAGCAGAAGCTGTGGCACGACCCGTCGCGCGAACTGTCGTTCAGCGAGTTCATCGAGCTCGACCTCTCGACCGTCGTCCCCTCGATCGCGGGCCCGAAGCGCCCGCAGGACCGCATCCTGCTGTCCGAGGCGAAGTCGCAGTTCGAGAAGGACATCCTGAACTACGCCGACGCGTCGGTCTCGGACTCGATCGTCGACCTCGAGGTCGACGGCACCTTCCCCGCCTCCGACCCCGGTTCGGTCCCCGGCGAAGAAGAGGAAGACGTCACCGACAGCGAGGTGCTCATCTCGTCGGGGCACCCCGTCAACGCCTCGAACCCGGTGCGCGTGACGACGCCCGACGGGCAGTCGTACCTGCTCGACAACGGCGCCGTCACCCTGGCCGCCATCACGTCGTGCACCAACACCTCGAACCCCTCGGTCATGATCGCGGCGGGCCTGCTCGCCAAGAACGCCGTCGACAAGGGCCTGAAGCGCAAGCCGTGGGTCAAGACGACGCTCGGACCGGGCTCGAAGGTCGTCACCGACTACTACGAGAAGTCGGGCCTCGACAAGTCGCTCGAGGGCCTCGGCTTCTACACCGTCGGCTACGGCTGCACGATCTGCATCGGCAACTCGGGTCCGCTCATCGAAGAGGTCTCCACGGCCGTCAACGAGCACGACCTGGCGGTCACCGCGGTGCTCTCGGGCAACCGCAACTTCGAGGGTCGCATCAGCCCCGACGTGAAGATGAACTACCTGGCCTCGCCGCCGCTGGTGGTCGCCTACGCGCTGGCCGGCTCGATGAACTTCGACTTCGAGACCGACGCGCTCGGCACCGACCAGAACGGCGAAGACGTCTTCCTGAAGGACATCTGGCCGGCCCCCGACCAGGTGCAGTCGATCATCGACGCGTCGATCTCGCGTGAGCAGTTCATCACCCAGTACGCCACCGTCTTCGAGGGTGACGAGCGCTGGAAGAACCTGCCCACCCCGACCGGCCCGACCTTCGAGTGGGACGCCGACTCGACCTACGTGCGCAAGGCTCCGTATTTCGAGGGCATGACCATGGAGCCCGACGCCGTGCGCGACATCAGTGGCGCGCGCGTCATGGCGACGCTCGGCGACTCGGTCACCACCGACCACATCAGCCCGGCCGGCAACATCAAGGCGGGCACGCCCGCCGCGCAGTATCTGATGGACCACGGTGTCGCGCAGAAGGACTTCAACTCCTACGGCTCGCGCCGCGGCAACCACGAGATCATGATCCGTGGCACGTTCGCGAACATCCGCCTGAAGAACGAACTGGTCGCCGCCGTCAACGACGGTCAGATCATCGAGGGCAGCTACACGCGCGACTTCACCCAGGCCGGTGGCCCGCAGACGTTCATCTACGACGCCTGCATGAACTACCAGGAGCAGGGCACCCCGCTCGTCATCTTCGGTGGCAAGGAGTACGGCTCCGGCTCGTCGCGTGACTGGGCGGCCAAGGGCACGAACCTCCTCGGCGTGAAGGCCGTCATCACCGAGAGCTTCGAGCGCATCCACCGCTCGAACCTCATCGGCATGGGCGTCGTCCCGCTGCAGTTCCCCGCCGGCGAGAGCTGGAAGACCCTGGGTCTCGACGGCACCGAGATCGTCTCGATCGAGGGCCTCGAGCAGCTCAACGAGGGCGTCACGCCCAAGACGGTCAAGGTCATCGCGACCCCGAGCGAGTTCTCTCCCGAGGGCAAGCAGCCGATCGAGTTCGACGCGGTCGTGCGCATCGACACCCCCGGTGAGGCCGACTACTACCGCAACGGCGGCATCCTGCAGTACGTGCTGCGTTCGCTGGTCTGA